The following nucleotide sequence is from Brachyspira suanatina.
ATATCCTCGACAGGCTCGGATACGCTTTGCGAAGAACTGCATTTTTATAGGTTATACCTTATATTTAATAGGCATGTTTGTAATATAAAGTTCTAGCAATTGCACTTTTTGCAACTTTGGCGAAGCCCACCTGCGGTGTGCGGCGGGAAAAAGTTGCAATAAAAAAATTACAAAGTTAAAAATTTTTAGTATATAATAATTTTATTATTTGGAGTTTGTTAATGAGAATAATTGAAATTGTTGATTATGATCCTAATTGGAAGAATTTATATAGAGAGGAAGAATCAAAAATAAAAAATATTATCAATGATATACTCATAATCATTCATCATATAGGAAGCACATCAATAGAAAATTTAAAAGCAAAACCTATTATAGATATATTAGCTGTAGTTGATGATATAAATAAAGTTGATAGTTATAATGATGATTTTGCTAATATTGGTTATAAAGCTATGGGAGAAAATGGAATAGAGAATAGAAGATTTTTTATGAAAGATTATATTGATGATAACAGTACACAAAAAAGATTTTCCCATATACATATATTTGATATTAATAATAAATTCGATATTGAAAGGCATTTAGCTTTCAGAGATTTTTTAAGAGCTAATAAAAATATTGCTGAAGAATATGTTAAAATAAAATTAGAAGCTTTGAAAAATTGTAATAATGATATTGAATTATATTGTAATTATAAAGATAAATTTATAAAAGACATAGAAAAAAGGCGTTAGAATTTTATAGAAAGAATTTATAAATACTATGAGATATTGTTTTATTAAATAGCTTTTAGAAAGATAACTTATTAATATACCTATATAATTTTTATATTG
It contains:
- a CDS encoding GrpB family protein, which encodes MRIIEIVDYDPNWKNLYREEESKIKNIINDILIIIHHIGSTSIENLKAKPIIDILAVVDDINKVDSYNDDFANIGYKAMGENGIENRRFFMKDYIDDNSTQKRFSHIHIFDINNKFDIERHLAFRDFLRANKNIAEEYVKIKLEALKNCNNDIELYCNYKDKFIKDIEKRR